Proteins found in one Mycoplasmopsis gallopavonis genomic segment:
- a CDS encoding nicotinate phosphoribosyltransferase — protein METLFRRSFMLKEEKYIAKYFHKTKEILAKEKPNNIITLQFFQRKDNSILAGMQEVLDLLEKVTDTSKYIIRYLPDGSHINNLDIVLELTGQYQEFGIWEGMIDGILARSTSIATNSYHCKQAAGKKEVIFMGDRADHYLNQAIDGKAVALGGIKIVSTLMQQNQQPKDSFDEEAVFGSMPHILIQGFNGDVVAATKAFHKHFPNSKLIALVDYNNNVIEDSLKVYKALGNKVWGVRIDTGKNMIDHMFDNDPNPQLGVNPEQVIRLRKALDKAGATSYKIVVSSGFDAAKIQLFESLNVPVDYYGVGQSIFKLNNSFSADATLLNGAKQAKEGRGYRENPNLIQYHK, from the coding sequence TTAGAAACACTATTTCGAAGGAGTTTCATGCTAAAAGAAGAAAAATATATTGCTAAATATTTTCATAAAACCAAAGAAATCTTAGCTAAAGAAAAGCCTAACAATATTATTACACTTCAATTTTTCCAAAGAAAAGATAATAGTATTTTAGCAGGAATGCAAGAAGTTTTAGATTTACTTGAAAAAGTGACAGATACTTCTAAATACATCATTCGTTATTTACCTGATGGTTCACATATTAATAATTTAGATATTGTTTTAGAATTAACTGGTCAATATCAAGAATTTGGGATTTGAGAAGGAATGATTGATGGAATTTTAGCTCGGTCAACTTCTATTGCAACAAATTCATACCACTGTAAGCAAGCAGCTGGAAAAAAAGAAGTTATTTTCATGGGAGATCGTGCTGATCATTATTTAAATCAAGCTATTGATGGTAAAGCTGTTGCTTTAGGAGGAATTAAAATAGTTTCTACCTTAATGCAACAAAATCAACAACCAAAAGATTCTTTTGATGAAGAAGCTGTTTTTGGAAGTATGCCTCATATTTTAATTCAAGGTTTTAACGGGGATGTTGTTGCTGCAACCAAAGCTTTTCACAAACATTTTCCAAATTCTAAATTAATCGCACTAGTTGATTATAATAATAATGTTATTGAAGATTCGTTAAAAGTTTATAAAGCTTTAGGTAATAAAGTTTGAGGAGTTCGAATTGACACTGGTAAAAATATGATCGATCATATGTTCGACAATGATCCAAATCCGCAACTAGGTGTTAATCCTGAACAAGTAATTCGTCTAAGAAAAGCATTAGACAAAGCAGGTGCTACAAGCTATAAAATTGTTGTTTCGAGTGGTTTTGATGCTGCTAAAATCCAATTATTTGAATCATTAAATGTCCCTGTTGATTATTATGGTGTTGGGCAAAGTATTTTTAAACTTAATAATAGCTTTTCAGCTGATGCTACTCTTTTAAACGGAGCAAAACAAGCAAAAGAAGGTCGAGGATACCGAGAAAATCCTAATTTAATTCAATATCACAAGTAA
- a CDS encoding MAGa3780 family membrane protein, with protein MYISNKVKGIKKSFQLGNSGSTYWFTFLSNIFMAITLLFYPTAQNSLRAQKFYFASMVYIIIVASAYWTGVFMVPTTYTNLFYDQKVKSIIMHIVAPILGLATLYYERKRIQISNPSIWSFAIYPALYLILLIVPTYVLGYKFMEFGKTTQADGTIIYPSELSRGIVIYQLVSFNHPLGYPGDLIFIKVVLNILMISLAFISAPAIGFLLRQILRIRRPGQEEMPKLYFINPDTKYIKAMLKFTNRLSKYSLESANEIRERLFPKKDSNKKIQNYYQKAMETIQKLSKNKNKETNENNDMN; from the coding sequence ATGTATATAAGTAATAAGGTAAAAGGTATAAAAAAGAGCTTCCAACTTGGAAACTCAGGTTCAACCTATTGATTTACTTTTCTTTCAAATATTTTTATGGCAATTACTTTACTTTTTTATCCAACTGCTCAAAATTCGCTTAGAGCTCAAAAATTCTATTTTGCTTCAATGGTTTACATTATTATCGTAGCTTCTGCTTATTGAACTGGTGTCTTCATGGTACCAACAACTTATACTAATCTTTTTTATGACCAAAAAGTTAAGTCTATAATTATGCACATAGTTGCTCCGATTTTAGGGCTAGCAACTTTATATTATGAACGTAAACGAATTCAAATTTCTAATCCAAGCATTTGATCTTTTGCAATTTATCCGGCACTTTATTTAATTTTATTAATCGTTCCAACTTATGTTTTAGGATACAAATTTATGGAATTTGGTAAAACAACCCAAGCAGATGGTACAATCATTTATCCAAGCGAACTTAGTCGTGGAATTGTAATTTATCAACTCGTAAGTTTTAATCATCCATTAGGTTATCCTGGAGATTTAATTTTCATTAAAGTAGTTCTTAATATCTTGATGATTTCACTTGCTTTTATTTCTGCTCCAGCAATTGGTTTTTTACTAAGACAAATTCTTCGAATTCGTCGTCCAGGTCAAGAAGAAATGCCTAAGCTTTACTTTATTAATCCTGATACTAAATACATTAAAGCAATGCTTAAATTTACAAATCGTTTAAGCAAATACTCTCTTGAAAGTGCAAACGAAATTCGTGAGCGTTTGTTCCCTAAAAAAGATTCAAATAAAAAAATTCAAAATTATTATCAAAAAGCAATGGAAACAATCCAAAAATTAAGTAAAAATAAAAATAAAGAAACTAATGAAAATAACGACATGAATTAA
- a CDS encoding IS1634 family transposase → MITMIIMYNINMSNYILYKRKNPKGIYIALGISKGYGKGIGNLVGLGYWEEIKEKYSLQNIDDLKPIARLVPVGEDKIEVKTKFFQLLNPTSVETNVKNVGIELIYKVIKELDLFKGLPKTKHKSLEEVLEFIVATRIIQPRSYICQYKNKNDFLHKIDVKKSSIYNYFDTFLEYKNTILVNIYNKMQELTTRNTKLMHFDNTTVYFQSFSRDGLRQRGFSKDGKHDEDQIVVAMAVDNNGIPFHYKVFEGNTGDSKTLVKFLIEMQRIYKTKDTIIVADKGISQNANLRYLEQKGYKYIVQKRIDILGKEDKAFIVNDQGFVQENDYFTKSRFVQSVWAKNKNKKRYSDTFRKQFVYFSPSKQTLDKIKRQNLINKLEKKSINGELPLSALVPEYKKKYMDVDGKTVGRLNIEKIKKVANEDGFYMIETNITNIDSKEANEIYKGQWKVEEGFRTLKSAIEVRPMYVYKDEHIQSHVFLCFLSLIVLKYCIYKLKKFYKDNGEIQKLTMNMFIDALKLITITTKTVNGKVVSEIKNNLDPEHKELNKIYSDFQYAVDGLSL, encoded by the coding sequence ATGATTACAATGATAATAATGTATAATATAAATATGAGCAACTACATTTTGTATAAAAGAAAAAACCCAAAAGGGATTTACATTGCATTAGGAATATCAAAAGGATACGGTAAAGGGATTGGGAATTTAGTTGGATTAGGTTATTGAGAAGAAATTAAAGAAAAATATTCTCTGCAAAACATCGATGATTTAAAACCAATTGCTAGATTGGTTCCTGTTGGAGAAGATAAAATTGAAGTTAAAACCAAATTTTTCCAATTGCTTAACCCGACATCTGTTGAAACAAATGTAAAAAACGTTGGTATTGAATTGATTTATAAAGTAATTAAAGAACTAGATTTATTTAAAGGATTACCTAAAACTAAACACAAATCTTTAGAAGAAGTATTAGAATTTATTGTTGCAACAAGAATAATTCAACCAAGAAGTTATATTTGTCAATACAAAAACAAAAATGATTTTTTACATAAGATAGATGTAAAAAAATCTTCAATTTATAACTATTTTGATACTTTTTTAGAATATAAAAATACAATTTTAGTCAATATTTATAACAAAATGCAAGAATTGACAACTAGAAACACAAAATTAATGCATTTTGATAATACAACTGTTTATTTTCAAAGTTTTTCAAGAGATGGTTTGAGACAAAGAGGTTTTTCTAAAGATGGAAAGCATGATGAAGATCAAATTGTTGTGGCTATGGCAGTTGATAATAATGGTATTCCTTTTCACTATAAAGTCTTCGAAGGAAATACTGGAGATTCTAAAACTCTTGTGAAATTTTTAATTGAAATGCAAAGAATTTACAAAACAAAAGACACAATAATAGTTGCTGATAAAGGTATTAGTCAAAATGCAAATTTAAGATATTTAGAACAAAAAGGATATAAATATATAGTACAGAAACGTATTGATATTCTTGGAAAAGAAGATAAAGCATTTATAGTAAATGATCAAGGGTTTGTTCAAGAAAATGATTATTTTACTAAATCTAGATTCGTCCAATCTGTTTGAGCTAAAAACAAAAATAAAAAAAGATATAGCGATACTTTTAGAAAACAATTTGTCTATTTTAGCCCTTCAAAACAAACTTTAGACAAAATAAAAAGACAAAATCTTATTAATAAATTGGAGAAAAAGTCTATTAACGGTGAATTGCCATTAAGTGCTTTGGTTCCTGAATATAAGAAAAAGTATATGGATGTAGATGGTAAAACAGTCGGAAGATTAAATATCGAAAAAATTAAAAAAGTAGCTAATGAAGATGGCTTTTATATGATTGAAACCAACATAACAAACATAGATTCAAAAGAAGCGAATGAAATATATAAGGGACAATGAAAAGTGGAAGAAGGTTTCAGAACCTTAAAATCAGCAATCGAAGTTAGGCCGATGTACGTTTATAAAGACGAGCATATTCAATCTCATGTATTTTTATGCTTTTTATCTCTAATTGTTTTGAAATATTGCATTTATAAATTAAAGAAATTTTATAAAGATAATGGAGAGATCCAAAAACTCACAATGAATATGTTTATAGATGCATTGAAACTTATAACAATCACAACAAAGACTGTGAATGGTAAAGTTGTAAGTGAAATCAAGAATAATTTAGACCCAGAACATAAGGAATTAAACAAAATATATAGTGATTTTCAATATGCAGTGGATGGTCTATCATTGTAA
- a CDS encoding MAGa3780 family membrane protein: MHKLFEKVIEKFKQFNKKDWITFSIGFFLLITYIVITMNEWKMVSYRAVADYSKIQDIIAKLPINEQKHFSDIVYPNANRLFWGGSTYWFTFLSNIFMAITLLFYPTAQNSLRAQKFYFASMVYIIIVASAYWTGVFMVPTTYTNLFYDQKVKSIIMHIVAPILGLATLYYERKRIQISNPSIWSFAIYPALYLILLIVPTYVLGYKFMEFGKTTQADGTIIYPSELSRGIVIYQLVSFNHPLGYPGDLIFIKVVLNILMISLAFISAPAIGFLLRQILRIRRPGQEEMPKLYFINPDTKYIKAMLKFTNRLSKYSLESANEIRERLFPKKDSNKKIQNYYQKAMETIQKLSKNKNKETNENNDMN; encoded by the coding sequence ATGCATAAGCTATTTGAAAAGGTCATTGAAAAATTTAAACAATTCAATAAAAAAGATTGAATAACCTTTTCAATTGGCTTTTTTTTATTGATTACTTATATTGTCATTACTATGAATGAATGAAAAATGGTTTCTTATCGTGCAGTTGCTGATTATTCAAAAATTCAAGACATAATTGCTAAATTACCAATTAATGAGCAAAAACATTTTAGTGATATTGTCTACCCAAATGCCAACCGTCTTTTTTGAGGTGGTTCAACCTATTGATTTACTTTTCTTTCAAATATTTTTATGGCAATTACTTTACTTTTTTATCCAACTGCTCAAAATTCGCTTAGAGCTCAAAAATTCTATTTTGCTTCAATGGTTTACATTATTATCGTAGCCTCTGCTTACTGAACTGGTGTCTTCATGGTACCAACAACTTATACTAATCTTTTTTATGACCAAAAAGTTAAGTCTATAATTATGCACATAGTTGCTCCGATTTTAGGGCTAGCAACTTTATATTATGAACGTAAACGAATTCAAATTTCTAATCCAAGCATTTGATCTTTTGCAATTTATCCGGCACTTTATTTAATTTTATTAATCGTTCCAACTTATGTTTTAGGATACAAATTTATGGAATTTGGTAAAACAACCCAAGCAGATGGTACAATCATTTATCCAAGCGAACTTAGTCGTGGAATTGTAATTTATCAACTCGTAAGTTTTAATCATCCATTAGGTTATCCTGGAGATTTAATTTTCATTAAAGTAGTTCTTAATATCTTGATGATTTCACTTGCTTTTATTTCTGCTCCAGCAATTGGTTTTTTACTAAGACAAATTCTTCGAATTCGTCGTCCAGGTCAAGAAGAAATGCCTAAGCTTTACTTTATTAATCCTGATACTAAATACATTAAAGCAATGCTTAAATTTACAAATCGTTTAAGCAAATACTCTCTTGAAAGTGCAAACGAAATTCGTGAGCGTTTGTTCCCTAAAAAAGATTCAAATAAAAAAATTCAAAATTATTATCAAAAAGCAATGGAAACAATCCAAAAATTAAGTAAAAATAAAAATAAAGAAACTAATGAAAATAACGACATGAATTAA
- a CDS encoding MMB_0454 family protein: MSWINVNYNSDQTYIVQENAIQDTINNVLKIIKKIKLINKPQIKINENHTNLEVCLDIKLPKKDQDNPFELLKQLTNQLESAIKNLIDAKPNNIQLNILDFY; the protein is encoded by the coding sequence ATGAGTTGAATCAATGTAAATTATAATTCTGATCAAACTTATATTGTTCAAGAAAACGCTATTCAAGATACAATAAACAATGTTCTGAAAATTATCAAAAAAATCAAATTAATAAATAAACCTCAAATTAAAATAAACGAGAATCACACTAATTTAGAAGTTTGCTTAGATATCAAATTACCTAAAAAAGATCAAGACAATCCTTTTGAACTTTTAAAACAATTAACTAACCAACTTGAATCAGCAATTAAAAACTTAATTGATGCTAAACCTAATAATATTCAACTCAATATTCTTGATTTTTATTAA
- the efp gene encoding elongation factor P, translating to MINVNEFKPGITFQDEGDIFVVLEAQHSKQGRGQANVKAKVKNLRTGSTTIKSYTGGDKVKPAHIEKRKMNYLYNDGENIVLMDNETYEQVEIAVTSVEWELNFLKEGREVQIRSFEGEVLDVELPGNVELLVTVAPDAVKGNTANNPQKKVQVETGYELETPMFIKEGDVILVSTETGKYAGKSNK from the coding sequence ATGATTAATGTTAATGAATTTAAACCTGGAATTACATTCCAAGATGAAGGTGATATTTTTGTTGTTCTTGAAGCACAACACTCAAAACAAGGGCGTGGACAAGCTAATGTTAAAGCCAAAGTAAAAAACCTTAGAACAGGTTCTACAACTATCAAGTCATATACAGGTGGAGACAAAGTTAAACCTGCTCACATCGAAAAAAGAAAAATGAACTACTTATACAACGATGGTGAAAACATTGTTTTAATGGATAACGAAACATACGAACAAGTTGAAATTGCTGTAACTTCTGTTGAATGAGAATTAAACTTTTTAAAAGAAGGTAGAGAAGTGCAAATTCGTTCATTTGAAGGAGAAGTCTTAGATGTTGAGTTGCCTGGTAATGTTGAACTTCTTGTAACAGTCGCACCTGATGCAGTTAAAGGAAATACAGCAAACAACCCACAAAAGAAAGTTCAAGTTGAAACAGGTTATGAACTTGAAACACCAATGTTCATTAAAGAAGGTGATGTCATTTTAGTTTCAACCGAAACTGGTAAATACGCTGGAAAATCAAATAAATAA
- the dcm gene encoding DNA (cytosine-5-)-methyltransferase: MSIIADNENNLLEIRTLIKKKRERLQMTQKEMSDALGMSKFGERTIRRWENGESSPSKLELKQILDFPEKTPFPNCAHRKYKVIDLFAGIGGTRLGFHLTGKSNFVFSSEIDKFAIKTYRANFGEVPFGDISKIHEKEIPNHDILVAGFPCQAFSQAGKKLGFEDTRGTLFFEIARILKFKQPKAFLLENVKNLRNHDKGKTFKVIEKTLKELNYEVYSTVLKARDFGVPQNRERIYIVGFHKELVKEYHSFLFPKPLNKKVTLGHILEKNVNPKYTISDKLWMGHQQRKSKHKNKGNGFGYTLFNQNSPYTNTISARYYKDGSEILIEQEKLNPRKITPREAARLQGFPEEYIIPVSDTQSYKQFGNSVAVPVIHEIAKQIFKVLEK, from the coding sequence ATGTCGATTATAGCAGATAATGAAAATAACCTTTTAGAAATCAGAACTCTAATTAAGAAGAAAAGAGAAAGATTACAAATGACGCAAAAAGAAATGTCCGATGCTTTGGGAATGAGCAAATTTGGGGAAAGAACAATTAGGAGATGAGAAAACGGAGAGTCATCACCTTCAAAATTAGAATTGAAGCAAATTTTAGATTTTCCTGAAAAAACACCATTTCCAAATTGTGCTCATAGAAAATATAAAGTTATCGACCTTTTTGCGGGAATCGGGGGGACAAGACTTGGTTTTCATTTAACTGGTAAATCTAACTTTGTTTTTTCAAGCGAAATCGATAAATTCGCAATCAAAACTTATCGTGCAAATTTTGGAGAAGTCCCTTTTGGTGATATTTCAAAAATTCATGAAAAAGAAATTCCTAATCATGACATTTTAGTTGCAGGTTTCCCATGCCAAGCATTTAGTCAAGCTGGTAAAAAATTAGGTTTTGAAGATACACGTGGAACTCTATTTTTTGAAATAGCTAGAATTTTAAAATTCAAGCAACCAAAAGCTTTTTTGTTAGAAAATGTTAAGAATTTAAGGAATCACGATAAAGGTAAAACTTTCAAAGTTATTGAAAAAACTCTAAAAGAATTAAATTATGAAGTTTATTCTACAGTTTTGAAAGCAAGAGATTTTGGAGTACCTCAAAATCGTGAAAGAATTTATATCGTTGGTTTTCATAAAGAACTTGTAAAAGAATATCACTCTTTTTTATTTCCTAAACCTCTAAACAAAAAAGTGACTTTAGGACATATTTTAGAAAAAAATGTTAATCCAAAATATACAATTTCAGACAAATTATGAATGGGTCATCAACAAAGAAAATCTAAACACAAAAACAAAGGAAACGGATTTGGTTATACTCTTTTTAATCAAAACAGTCCATATACCAATACAATTTCAGCACGTTATTATAAAGATGGGAGTGAAATTTTAATTGAACAAGAAAAATTAAATCCACGAAAAATCACTCCTCGTGAAGCTGCTAGATTACAAGGATTTCCAGAAGAATATATAATTCCTGTTAGTGATACCCAAAGTTATAAACAATTTGGAAATTCTGTTGCTGTGCCAGTTATTCATGAAATTGCTAAGCAAATTTTTAAAGTCTTAGAAAAATAA
- a CDS encoding type II restriction endonuclease produces MKTISIEKYQKLIKDLRKDFFKQPTILIYELFQKLKYHEKDSAFFENNASQIVENLRKSSWEHFYPKEKEFTTKMLKMLIDLQTIKNLSNLESIVWFIENFPEHIYALTLSNTQSRRSRAGKEFEAIIELILIGAGVYLDTQGNVGKSEFIQKGLGKMVDIVSPSVVEYQINKWNAVLISAKTTLRERWQEVPEEMQRTGANTMFLVTLDPNISDDVLRTLYETNIRIVTTKQNQLTNYKNKEIVISFEQLIQICKENNAKWNSFKYSEIQKEQILESLKKQINKYQDQEFIKKYYQKRAKKMNIK; encoded by the coding sequence ATGAAAACTATTTCTATTGAAAAATACCAAAAATTAATTAAAGATCTTCGTAAAGATTTTTTTAAACAACCTACAATTTTAATTTATGAACTTTTTCAAAAATTAAAATATCATGAAAAGGATTCTGCTTTCTTTGAAAATAATGCTAGTCAAATTGTTGAAAATTTGAGAAAATCTTCATGAGAACATTTTTACCCAAAAGAAAAAGAATTTACAACAAAAATGTTAAAAATGTTAATCGATCTTCAAACAATTAAAAATTTATCAAATTTGGAATCTATTGTGTGATTTATCGAAAATTTCCCTGAACATATTTATGCTTTAACTTTATCTAATACCCAAAGTAGAAGAAGTAGGGCAGGAAAAGAATTTGAAGCAATTATAGAACTAATATTAATTGGAGCAGGTGTATATTTAGACACGCAAGGTAATGTTGGTAAGAGTGAATTTATTCAAAAAGGACTAGGAAAAATGGTTGATATAGTTTCGCCGAGTGTTGTGGAGTATCAAATAAATAAATGGAATGCAGTTTTAATCAGTGCTAAAACAACATTAAGAGAAAGATGACAAGAAGTTCCTGAAGAAATGCAAAGAACAGGAGCTAATACTATGTTTTTGGTTACTTTAGATCCTAATATTAGTGATGATGTTTTAAGAACTCTTTATGAAACGAATATCCGAATTGTTACGACTAAGCAAAATCAACTAACAAATTACAAAAATAAAGAAATAGTAATATCTTTTGAACAATTAATTCAAATTTGTAAAGAAAATAATGCTAAATGAAATTCTTTTAAATATAGCGAAATTCAAAAAGAACAAATATTAGAATCCTTAAAAAAACAAATAAATAAGTATCAAGATCAAGAGTTCATCAAAAAATATTATCAAAAAAGAGCTAAAAAGATGAATATAAAATAA
- a CDS encoding IS3 family transposase, giving the protein MDTTIFRVFIYLGGIMRQLKAHEWLELFGSYEDYKNNLISKNDFELKYYSIRGFSFFDRKFNEAKKYFVFKYNRYNLGMINIESQTGKSSKKGKGSGRPKRQKITPIEIVKKEWEKMPKEQLIEILEIYKDSFDRNNIEVDISKIKKSSLSTRKLGLCFNKSKSTIHNLKTKEQQTRKKSVNTKYDELIIKSFKKNKGLFGRKRLESYIRTKFQIDLNYRTIGRAMRRLNLFCLIRRKKIDREQKNTNVKFIDLVNRDYHGETNQIIATDVTYISAPKDCLNNFVFLSVAIDHKSKFVVNYNLSKRNDLELVMEHMSKIKMDKKWIAHSDHGFQYSSKTYVDLIQKNNGVVSMGRVGNSLDNREAEYFFSILKSECLKLIDITKINFNELKSLIDDFVFWYNNERIQSVLNWKTPQECWGVLVN; this is encoded by the coding sequence ATGGACACAACCATATTTCGTGTTTTTATATATTTAGGAGGTATTATGAGACAATTAAAGGCACATGAATGATTAGAACTATTCGGTAGTTATGAAGATTACAAAAATAATTTGATATCAAAAAATGATTTTGAACTTAAATATTATTCAATCAGAGGTTTTAGTTTTTTTGATAGAAAATTCAATGAGGCTAAAAAATATTTTGTCTTTAAGTATAACAGATATAATTTAGGAATGATAAATATAGAATCGCAAACAGGTAAATCATCTAAAAAAGGTAAAGGGTCAGGCAGACCAAAAAGGCAAAAAATTACTCCTATTGAAATTGTAAAAAAGGAATGAGAAAAAATGCCTAAGGAACAATTGATTGAAATTTTAGAAATTTATAAAGACTCTTTTGATAGAAATAATATTGAAGTTGATATTTCTAAAATTAAGAAATCTTCACTTTCTACAAGAAAATTGGGCCTATGCTTTAATAAATCTAAGTCAACAATTCACAATCTAAAAACTAAAGAGCAGCAAACAAGAAAAAAATCTGTAAATACTAAATATGATGAATTAATAATTAAGTCATTTAAGAAAAATAAGGGTTTGTTTGGTAGAAAAAGATTGGAAAGTTATATTAGAACAAAATTCCAAATAGATCTAAATTATAGGACTATTGGTAGAGCGATGAGAAGATTAAACTTATTTTGTTTAATCAGAAGAAAGAAAATAGATAGAGAACAAAAGAACACAAACGTAAAATTTATAGATCTTGTTAATCGTGATTATCACGGAGAGACAAACCAAATAATTGCCACTGATGTTACTTATATTTCTGCACCAAAAGATTGCTTAAACAATTTTGTATTTTTATCTGTTGCGATTGATCACAAAAGCAAATTTGTTGTTAATTATAATCTTTCAAAAAGAAATGATTTAGAACTAGTAATGGAACATATGTCTAAAATCAAAATGGATAAAAAATGAATAGCTCATTCTGATCATGGTTTCCAATATTCTTCAAAAACTTATGTAGATTTAATTCAGAAAAACAATGGTGTTGTATCAATGGGTAGAGTAGGAAATTCTTTAGATAATAGAGAAGCAGAATATTTCTTTTCAATTTTAAAATCAGAATGTTTAAAATTAATCGATATTACAAAAATAAATTTTAATGAATTAAAATCACTGATTGATGATTTTGTGTTTTGATACAACAACGAAAGAATTCAATCAGTATTAAATTGAAAAACACCTCAAGAGTGTTGAGGTGTTTTAGTAAATTAA
- the gpmI gene encoding 2,3-bisphosphoglycerate-independent phosphoglycerate mutase — protein sequence MKKTILIVIDGLGLRKETQGNGFALANTPTFDKLFKEYPNSLIQASGEFVGLPQGQMGNSEVGHLNIGAGTIVYTGLSLIKKALNDGTFRSNKSFMEAFNDVKENGSTLHLMGLLSPGGVHSLEAHLFELIEAAHEQGVKNVFVHVFGDGRDVAPASIKPSIQKLEELCAKYGYNIASIAGRFYAMDRDKMFDRVEKAYEAILGHSDVKFNSASEYVDFEYSQNITDEFFVPAINANLDANQFVKNNDSIIFFNFRPDRTRQLTHLFIGSPLYTEKANHPVAINKFVSMMKYEGIDTIVAFDEMEVSMPIGRVLELAGKSQLRVAETQKYAHVTYFMDGGNDIEFKNSKRIMVDSLKVESYADAPHMSAEGITDALLANALNYDVTIMNFANPDMVGHTGNLKSTIEAVTFLDTQIKRIVDWAEQNDVTVFITADHGNAEITEDENGKPATKHTSSPVMLITTDKSLKLKDGKLANIAPTILDYIGLEKPVQMDEESLLIKN from the coding sequence ATGAAAAAAACTATTTTAATCGTAATCGACGGTTTAGGTCTTAGAAAAGAAACACAAGGAAATGGATTTGCATTAGCAAATACTCCTACTTTTGATAAATTATTCAAAGAATACCCAAATAGCTTAATCCAAGCTTCTGGTGAATTTGTAGGTTTACCACAAGGACAAATGGGAAACTCAGAAGTTGGTCACTTAAATATTGGTGCTGGTACAATTGTGTATACAGGTTTATCATTAATCAAAAAAGCTTTAAATGATGGTACATTTAGATCAAACAAATCTTTTATGGAGGCTTTTAATGATGTAAAAGAAAATGGAAGCACACTTCACTTAATGGGTCTTTTATCACCAGGGGGTGTTCACTCACTTGAAGCTCACCTTTTCGAATTAATCGAAGCCGCTCACGAGCAAGGAGTTAAAAACGTTTTTGTTCACGTTTTTGGTGACGGAAGAGATGTTGCTCCTGCTTCTATTAAACCATCAATTCAAAAATTAGAAGAACTTTGTGCAAAATATGGTTATAACATTGCTTCAATTGCTGGAAGATTTTACGCAATGGACCGTGATAAAATGTTTGATAGAGTTGAAAAAGCTTACGAAGCAATTTTAGGACATTCAGATGTTAAATTCAATTCAGCAAGTGAATATGTTGATTTTGAATACTCACAAAACATTACAGATGAATTCTTTGTACCTGCAATTAATGCTAATTTAGATGCAAATCAATTTGTTAAAAATAACGATAGCATTATCTTCTTTAACTTCAGACCAGATCGTACAAGACAACTTACACACTTATTTATTGGATCACCACTTTATACAGAAAAAGCAAATCATCCTGTTGCAATCAATAAATTCGTATCAATGATGAAATACGAAGGAATCGATACAATTGTTGCATTTGATGAAATGGAAGTTTCAATGCCGATCGGTAGAGTTTTAGAATTAGCTGGTAAAAGTCAATTAAGAGTTGCTGAAACACAAAAATATGCTCACGTAACTTACTTTATGGACGGTGGAAACGACATTGAGTTTAAAAACTCAAAAAGAATTATGGTTGATTCATTAAAAGTAGAATCATACGCAGATGCACCACATATGTCAGCAGAAGGAATTACAGACGCTCTTTTAGCTAACGCATTAAATTATGATGTGACAATTATGAACTTTGCAAACCCTGACATGGTTGGTCACACAGGAAACTTAAAATCAACAATTGAGGCTGTAACATTTTTAGATACACAAATTAAAAGAATTGTTGATTGAGCAGAACAAAATGATGTTACTGTATTTATTACAGCTGATCATGGAAATGCAGAAATTACAGAAGATGAAAACGGAAAACCTGCTACAAAACATACAAGTAGTCCAGTTATGCTAATTACAACAGATAAAAGTCTTAAATTAAAAGATGGAAAATTAGCAAATATTGCTCCAACAATCTTAGATTACATTGGTTTAGAAAAACCAGTTCAAATGGATGAAGAGTCACTTCTCATTAAAAACTAG